The Dyadobacter sp. 676 DNA window TTACGGCTCAGGACGAATGTCTCTGATCATAAATGGCCATTGGATTTTCGGGTTGTATATTAAATGATCAGCATTGCGTCGCCATAAGTGAAAAATTTATATTTCTCCTTGATAGCGACGTCGTAAGCTTTCATTACCAGGTCAAACCCTCCGAAAGCACAAGCGGCCATCAAAAGGATCGATTCGGGCAATTGGAAATTCGATAGCAACGCATTCGCGATTTTAAAATCGTAGGGAGGGAACACAAACTTGTCCGTCCAGCCTTCGACAGGTTTCAGATGGCCGCTTGCGGATACCGACGATTCGATGGCCCGCAGCGACGTCGTGCCGACCGCACAAATGCGTTTTTTTGCATCGATCGCCTTGTTGACGATATCAGCAGTGCTTTGTGTAATGCGGTAGTTTTCCGAGTCGGTTTTGTGTTTGGTCAAATCTTCCACATCCACCGTGCGGAATGTGCCAAGCCCCACGTGCAGGGTAATGGGCGCGAAGCTTACCCCTTTAATTTCCAGTCGTTTCATGATCGCCTTCGTAAAGTGCATACCGGCCGTCGGGGCGGCTACGGCACCTACATGCTCTGCAAAAATGGTCTGGAACCGTTCCCGGTCAGCGCTTTCGACCTTGCGGCGCGAGATAATTTCGGGAGGTAGCGGCGTTTCGCCCAGCTCGTCGACCAGCTTCATGAACGCATCGTTATCGCCGTCGTACAGGAACCGGATGGTGCGGCCGCGGGAAGTGGTATTGTCGATTACCTCGGCTACCAGGTCGCTATCGCCGAAATAGAGCTTGTTACCTACGCGGATTTTACGAGCGGGGTCTACCAGGACATCCCAAAGGCGCATTTCACGGTTCAGTTCCCGTAGCAGGAATACTTCAATCTTCGCGCCGGTCTTTTCTTTCTGGCCATACAAACGGGCCGGAAATACTTTTGTATCGTTGATCGCCATTACATCGCCGTCGTCAAAGTAATTGATTACGTCGGCGAATGTTTTATGTTCGATTTCTCCTGTTTTGCGGTGAACGACCATCAGGCGGGATTCTCCGCGGTCGGAAGGATGAAGTGCGATTAAACTCTGGGGAAGATCAAACTTAAATTCGGATAGCTTCATAGCTGGATATTCTGTGAATTCTTTGGTCGTAGATAATATCAGAAAAAGGGTAAATACCGCTTTTCTGACGGATTCCGGCACTTAATGCAACTGAATTATAGCAATTATTCACCAGAAAGCATTCTCTATTCAAAGAAATTTTGGTAGCGGGAATACTTGCGGCCGGTTTCAAATTGCCTGAAAATTTGTATAATCAGCCCTTATCTAAAATAAGACCGCAAAAGTAGGAATTTTTTTAAAAAATTTCAATAAATCACCCGGTTTTAACGCATAGCCAGGCGGCGGCTCCGCCATTTTGATTTACGCATGCTCTCGTCCTCATTCTGAACGCGTTTGCTTTCGGCAGAGCTGTCGCTCAAAAAGGCCGAAATCAATGCTGCCAGGCCAGCCACTTCATGATCGGTATTTGTACTTAACGAATCCGGGTGAAAATGGGTGGCTACAAAATTGGTGTCGAAGCTACCGTTCACGAATGCCTCGTGCCGCATCACGAACCGGCAGAACGGAAGTGTCGTCTGGACACCCGTAATCAGGTATTCATCGATAGCCCGGATCATTTTCCGGATTGCCGTTTGGCGGTCTTCGCCGTAGGTAATGAGCTTCGCGATCATCGGATCGTAGTAGATCGGGATTTCCATGCCCTGTTCGAAGCCGTCGTCCACCCGCACGCCGTTACCGTCGGGTTTCACATAAGTGTGCAAGGTTCCGATGTCGGGCAAAAAATGATTCGAGGCATCTTCGGCGTAAACCCTGATTTCAATGGCATGCCCATGGATGTTCAAATCTCCCTGCCTGATCGACAGCGGTTTTCCCTCGGCGATTTGTATCATTTCTTTTACGAGATCCACACCCGTGATCATTTCCGTTACGGGATGTTCCACCTGCAGGCGGGTATTCATTTCCAGAAAATAGAAGTTTCGGTTGGCGTCCATGATGAATTCCACAGTCCCCGCACCGTAATAGCCGCAGGAGCGTGCCACATCGACTGCGCACCGCCCCATTTCCTCGCGGATTTCCGGGGTAACAGATATCGACGGGGCCTCTTCGACCACCTTCTGATGCCGCCGCTGGATCGAGCATTCCCGCTCGAAAAGATGGATGATGTTGCCATGGTGATCGCCCAGAACCTGTATTTCGACATGTTTGGGCGAGGTAATGTATTTTTCGATAAAAACCGATCCGTCGCCGAATGCCGCCTGCGCTTCGCTTACCGCCCGGTCCATCTGCGCATCGAATTCTTCTGCGCTTTCCACTACGCGCATTCCCTTTCCGCCCCCGCCCGCGCTGGCCTTGATCAGAATCGGGTAGCCGATTTCAGCGGCTATGCGTTTGGCTTCCGCACGGTCACCGATGGCGTCCGCAGTGCCGGGCACCATCGGGATATCGTATTTTGCCGCGGCCTGTTTGGCGGCGAGCTTGCTGCCCATGATCTCGATCGATTCGGGCGATGGGCCGATGAAGATCAGTCCTGCCTTCCGCACCCTTTCGGCAAATGCCGCATTCTCGGAAAGGAATCCGTAACCCGGATGGACCGCGTCGACGTGCAGGTCTTCGCAGATTTTCAGGATTTTATCGATATTTAAATAAGATTCGGAAGAAGGCGGCGGACCGATATACACCGCTTCGTCGGCATAACGCACATGGGGCGACGTGCGGTCTGCTTCGCTGAAAACTGCCACGGTGCCAATGTTCATTTCCCGTGCGGTACGCATGATTCGCAAGGCAATTTCGCCGCGATTGGCGATGAGAATTTTTCGGATTGGGGGCATAAAAATCGGTGGTGATGTTCAGGATAACGGGCGCAGAGTAAAGGCACTGTTATCATTATTTTACTAACTTACCATAAGTTGCAATGACAACGGTCTTTTTTAAGTTAAATGTAAATTTTTTATTTTTGCATTTATCTAACATTTAAATCATCTGTTACCCACATAAAATAAGAGAGAGTGGACATTTTCGAGAAATTGCGCAACAATTCAGGCCCGATCGGAAACCCGGCCAAAATGCTGAACAGCCATCATTATTTTTCGTTTCCGATGCTGGAAGGAGAGCTGGGGCCGCGCATGAGGTTTATGGGACGGGAAGTGCTGAACTGGAGTCTCAACAACTATCTGGGTTTGGCGAATCATCCGGAGGTCCGTAAGGCGGATGCCGAAGCCGCTGCTAAATGGGGCCTGGCGTACCCTATGGGCGCAAGGATGATGTCAGGAAACTCTGTCCTGCATGAGACTTTTGAAAAGGAACTGGCGCAGTTTGTCGGTAAAACCGATGCATTTCTCCTTAATTATGGCTACCAGGGTGTCATGTCCGCGATCGAATGTCTCTGCGACCACCGCGATGTGATTGTTTACGACGCCGAGTCGCACGCCTGTCTTATCGACGGAATCCGCCTGCACAAAGCCAAGCTGGGGGAATACTACAAGTTCAATCACAACGACATGGTCAGCCTGGAAAAGAACCTGATCCGCGCTACCAAACTCGCCGAGGAAAAAGGCGGGGGCGTGCTGGTGATTACCGAAGGCGTTTTTGGCATGTCGGGTAAAGTCGGCGACCTGAAAGCCATTGCCGAGCTGAAAAAGAAATACAACTTCCGCCTGCTCGTCGACGACGCGCATGGTTTCGGAACCATGGGTGAAACCGGTGCGGGTGTAGGTGAATTGTTGGGCGTTCAGAAGGAAATCGATCTCTACTTCTCGACTTTCGCCAAATCGATGGCGGCTATCGGTGCATTCATCGCATCCGATGATCCCGAGATCATCATGTTCCTCAAATACAACATGCGTTCGCAAACCTACGCGAAGGCGCTTCCGATGCCTTATGTGGAAGGTTGCCGGAAACGCCTCGAGATGATCAGGCAAATGCCGGAGCTACGTACCAAGCTTTGGGAAAATGTAAAAGCGATGCAGGATGGCCTTCGCAGCCGCGGTTTCAATATCGGCGAAACCGAATCGCCCGTGACGCCGGTGTTCCTGCACAGCGAGGGCGGCGTGCCCGAAGTTACCCGGATGGTGCGCGACCTGCGCGAGAACATGGGGGTTTTCTGCTCGATCGTAGTTTACCCGGTCGTTCCGAAGGGCCAGATCATGCTGCGCATTATCCCTACCGCTGCACATACCCTTGAAGATGTGGAATACACGCTGAATGCATTTACGACGCTCGCCGAAAAACTCAAAAACAGGGTTTATCAGAGCGATGCGGTACAGGAAGTCGTGGAATAGTTATAAAACCGCGTTTCCCGCATATGGAGGGCTTTTTTTTAAAAGGCCCTCTTTTTTTATTTCCTTTTTGATAATAAATGTGAAGTATGTAACTGTCTGTTTTTGAGTAAGTTATTTGTTGTAAAGTATTTAATTGGATTTTAGAAGTGTTTTTTTTTGTTTTTTGGGTTGCTAAAATGGTTTTAATTACTAAATTTCGGTCAAAACATGCGTTTTTAGCGTGTGAGAGGCATTTTTTAAACTAAAAAACAAAGAAAACATGGCAAGATTCGATGAAGTAAAAGAACTGGTTCTTTCACTGGAAGGCGATTTCGATAAGTTCTATAACAAAGGCAACCAGGCTGCCGGAACACGCGTTCGCAAAGGTATGCAGGACCTTAAAACGTTGGCTCAGGAGATTCGCGCGGAGGTTCAGAACAAAAAGAACGCGGGCGAGTAATCACAAAGCACACGGAAGATTTTCGAGCCCCGGTGGGATTCCCGCCGGGGCTTTTCCTTTCTCAGAATTTTTCTTCGTTGACCATCGTCGCGATACCGCGCACGGCGATCTTTTTGGTCGTAGCGTCGTAAATTTCGGTGGAGATTTCGGCGATGTGCTTGGCGGGGTTAATGGAGACGATCCTGAAAACGGCCCGGTACTCCGTATCCACGAACATCGGACGGAGGAATTCGACGGTTTGTTTGAGATAAATCGACCCAAAGCCGGGAAATTGCGTGCCGAGCACCTTCGTAAACACGGTGATCCCCAGCATACCGTGAATGATCGGTTTCTTGAATTGCGTGGTAGCAGCATAACCGGCATCGAGGTGCACAGGATTGTTGTCGCCGGTCAGGTCTGCGAATGCCTGGACCTGTTCTTGTGTAAACTTGAAAAGATGGTCGAATGTGGCATCGACAACGGGTTCTATTTGCATAGTATTCTTTTTCTAAAATGAATTTCAAAAATACGGGCAATGCGGCGTTTTCCGCAACTATTTTAAGTGGACCGCCAAAACGCAAGAAGCCGCCTGGCGGGAGGCGGCTTCTTGTTTCGAATGGATAAATGGGTTATTCTTCCACGTCTTCGGCCAGCATGACTACCTCGTTGTCTTCGGGGAGTCCGCTGCGGCTTTTAGGACTTTTCGAGTTGTTACGTTTATTTTTGAACTTTTTTACCTGCATTTTCAGGGTATCTATTGCTAGGTCGGTTGCTTCTTCAAATGTAGACCCCTGCTCCTTTACGAACACTGTTCCGCCGGGTACATAGAGCTTGACTTCCAGGAGCTTGGTATGCAACTTGGTGTTTTCATTTTTGGCGAGCTTAAGGAATACCTCTCCACTGGTGATCCGGTCGTAGAACGTATCCAGTTTGTCCAATTTTTGCTGAATGAAATTCAACAATTTGGGATCGGCATCAAAGTGAATTGCTTGCATCTGCAGTCTCATAAGCACACATCATTTAATAGTAAAACAATATTTCCAACCGCCCTTGCGATATTTAAACCGGAGTTTTACTCATCTTCGGATAGTTATAAAAAATACATGCTATCCGGGCTGATCTCCTGGCTAAACCGGCCTTAACGGTAGATTAAATAAAGGGAAATATTAAGTTAATGTCAAGCAATAACACGGGTTTTTAAGGTACATTTATTTCGGCAGTTCCGCCTGCTACGCTTCCTCTAAAAGTGTCCTGAAAGATACATACTGACCGTTGAAAAGCTCGTGATGACGCTCCTGCAACAGGGGCTGGAAGTGGGTCTGGTAAGCCAGAAAATCTTCCATTGTCCTGAATGTAAACTGGGTAGTATAGGTAGAGCCCTCGTTTTCGATCTCCGTAAGAAGCCGTAGCAGCTTGCATTCCAGCGGCAGTTCGGTCGAGAGTATTTCCGGGATATACACCGATTTCATATAATGCAGCCAATCTTTTTCGGCCTGATAGCTGATGTTGACTGTAATGTTATAGACAATCATTTTATAAAAATTTATTGTTTGCGAGTTACATTTGCAGGCATATACTTATTCACCGTAACCAGTATAATCATGAATATTCTTCTGCACGCCCATTCGGGCCTCCGCTATGTGGTGTTAGGACTTTTAATCGCGGCTGTTTTTGCTGCATATTCCAACTGGCAGAAAGGAAGCCGGGACGACAGCAAACTATATCTTTTTACCCTTATTGCCACCCACACACAGCTGCTGATCGGGCTGGTGTTGTATTTCATGAGCCCCAAAGTTAACTTCGATCTGATCAGCGAGAAAGTATTTCGTTTCTATTCGATCGAGCATGTATTTATGATGCTGATCGCCATCGTGCTCATTACGGTGGGAAGGGTACGGTCAAAGAAGCTTGGCGGCGCCGATAAGCACCGCACGATTCTGTATTTCTACACGCTGGCATTGATTATCATTCTGGTAGCTATTCCCTGGCCGTTCCGGAACCTGGGGTCGGGGTGGTTTTAAGAAGACTTTGGCTTTCGGCAGTCGGCTTTTTTAGTTTGATAGCCGACTGCCGAAAGCCGACTGCCGAAGTCTTACCCAAACAGATCGCTCGACAGGTACCTGTCGCCGCGATCGCAGATGATGAACACGATAACGCCTTCCTTCAATTCTTTCGCCAGTTGAATGGCTGCCCACGCGGCGCCTCCGCTGCTCATTCCCGCAAAGACGGCTTCTTCGTTCGCCAGCCGCCTGGTAGTAAGGGTGGCGTTCTCCTGCGACACTTCGATCACGCGGTCGACACGTTCTCTTTCGAATATTTTGGGAAGATATTCCTCCGGCCATTTGCGGATGCCGGGAATGCTCGATCCGTCGTTCGGCTGGCAGCCGACGATCTGAATGCCGTTGTTTTGCTCCTTTAAATAGCGCGAAACGCCCATAATAGTGCCGGTCGTCCCCATCGATGACACAAAATGCGTGATTTGCCGGTTGGTATCGCCGTAAATTTCCGGGCCGGTCGTGCGGTAATGAGCTTTCCAGTTGTCGGGATTGGCAAACTGGTTAAGCATGAAATACCCGCCCGAAGCCGCCTTTTCTTCGGCCAGGTCGCGGGCGCTTTCCATCGTTTCGGTCAGTACGACCTTGGCGCCAAACGCCTCCATCGTGAGCACGCGCTCGCGGGTGGAGCTCTGCGGCATGAGCAGCTCGATTTCCAGGTCGAAAAGCCGGGCGATCATTGCCAACGCGATACCCGTATTGCCGCTCGTCGCCTCCACGAGTTTCGTTCCGGGTTTTACCTCGCCGCGTTCGAGCGCGCCTTTGATCATACTGTAAGCGGCGCGGTCCTTCACGCTACCGCCGGGATTGTTGCCTTCCAGCTTACCGAAAATCCGTACGTCGGGATTGGGGTTGATTTTCTTTAATTCGACCAGGGGGGTGTTGCCTACCAGATCCAGTAATGATGACATGGTGTTGTATTCGAATGTTGTGATTCTAAAAGGTACGTATATGCGGCTACCGGGGCGGCCCGCTTTTTAAACATAAATCAACAACATCGCAAAAGCCGAAAGAATGCCCGCAGGCGGGAAAATGTAGGTGACTCGACAGTTAAAAGCATATTTACCCTATTAAATTAATGGGATGCAATATACCACATTATTTATGGGGTAGTGGTAAAAAAATCCAGGGTCCCGAGCAGGAAAAAGGGAATTGTGCTGCTGTGGGTTCCTTGTGGAATGGTCGTAAACTTCACATTCGTTGCACCCAGGGCCTGCATGGCGTTATAAGCATTCACGGAATTGAAATAGAAAACCAGCGGGTCGGCATCGCCATGGTAAAGGTGCGTCGGTGTTTTTGGTTTGAATTTATATACATCGTTGTCGGCAATGGCGTCGATGAAATCTTTGTCGGAGCCATCGTTCAATGCCTTTTTGAAGGAATCGTTGAGGATGTTGCTGAAACTCCGGTTGATATTTACATTAATGCCGTTCTGCGCGATTTGCGATGCATATGGATCGGGGAAATAATAGCTGGCCGGTTTGTTCAGTTTGTAAATTCTGTCGTAACTGAGCAAAACCCATAAATACAGAGAGTTATAAGTACCTTGTGTGGGAGAATTGACGATGTATTTCATGAACGCGGTCTTGTCGTAAGCGCCGGCGCCGCAGCTGGACGCACGCAGATTGAATTCCGACGAGGCCTCTTCTTCTATTTTCCGTTGCAGCGCCATCGTCGCGAAACCGCCTTCGGAATAGCCCGCTACGTACAGTTTTCCATCCCATTTAACCTCGGTCTGGCCATTTAGAAATTCCTTCGCCGCCCGCAGCATATCCAGCGACGCCGATGCCAGGCTTGCGCGGTGCTCGTACGGGTGCGGAAGGTCTTTCGACGCCCCGTAGCCGATATAATCCGGATACGCGATAATGTAACCCATCGACCCGAAAATGGCTCCGAACGAGGCGGCTTCGGAGTCGTCCTGAAAGTAGGAGGGTGCTTCTCCATCGGTGCGGATGGTGCCATGCTGCACGCTGATCATTGAAACGGGCCCGGTTACAGCGGGTAATATCAATGCCCCCGAAGCGGTAATCTCCGTACCGTCGGTGTTTGTTGTTTTATAAGTGATCCTGAAAACCCTGATGCCATTCCTGACGTAGCCGTTCACGATTCCAGCGCCCAGGGAAGTTGCCTTTTCCAGCACCTCTTCCTTTGTCATCGATTTGACCGGGGTACTTTCCTTTAAATAAACATTCTGCTGTGTAGGCGGTACGAGCTTGGTATCGTCCTCACTGCATGAACTGAGGATAAGAAGGCTCCATACGAGCAGGTAGGAAAGTTTGCGCAGGAGAGCCAGGGAGGTAGATTTTCGCATAACTAAAAGATAAACAGGCCATCAGTACATTACTAGTAACGCATAATGGCCTGTTTTTGATGATGGTTTCCGCTTTTTCTTGATATTAAATTTTACTCATATACCAGTTGATCATCCGGGCGGTGGCATCCGGACGTTCCACCATGCCCATATGACCGGCTTCGGCGAAAATCAGCGGATAGCTCTTGCCGGGATATTCGGCGAGTTCGATCACGCTTTCGAAGGGAATGAGCTTGTCCTGCATCCCTATGATGAAAAGCACCGGGAACGGCATGCCGGCGAGCATGGCAGTGCGGTCGGGACGGTTGCGCATAGCGTTAATACCCGCAATGAGCGCATCGGCGGGCAGTTTGCCAAAATATGCAATGTGCTCCTTTATGCGTTCGGGATGAAGTTCCTTGTAACGGTCGCCAAAGAGGTTGGGTGCGGTGTTTTTTATAAACGACTCGGTACCGTAGGTCCGCAGCAGATCGATCATCTGGTCGCGCTGGTGTTTTTTGGCATCGTCGTCGGCAAAAGCGGTAGAGTGGAAAAGTCCGAAGCCTTCGAGCATATCCATGTATTTTTCGGCGAATGCCAGGGAAATATAGCCGCCCATCGAGTGGCCGATCAGGACGCATTTCTGGATGTTGGCGTTGGTCAGGAAACGATAGAGCTCGTCGGCATATTCTTCCACCGACTGGCAGGAAGTAAGGAGTGAAATATTAGGCCTCACAACGGTGTAAGAGTCATTGATCGCAGCGTCGAGGCTGTCCCAAATCGTGTCATCTATGCCATGACCATGTAGTAAAACCAAAGTTTTCCGGTGTAGATTCATAATATATTCGCATTCAAGGTTGAGACTTGTTTGCCTAAATATACTAAACCTTCCACCGTTTTCAGGCCTTAATGGGCAACTTTCGCCATTTCCTCCTCGCGCAGGGCCCGGCGCAGGATCTTGCCTACATTGGTTTTCGGAAGCTCGTTCCGGAACTCGATTTTCCGTGGAATCTTGTAGCCTGTAAGGTTTTCTTTACAGAATGTCCTGATTTTTTCTTCCGTCAGTTCCGGATCTTTTTTAACCACGTAGATCTTTACCATCTCCCCTGATTTCTCATCCGGAATACCTACGCAGGCTACCTCCGCAATCCCCGGACATCGCGCCACTACGTCCTCGATTTCGTTGGGGTAAACATTGAACCCGGACACCAGGATCATGTCTTTCTTGCGATCGACAATCCTGAAAAAGCCGTCGGAGTCCTCGATACCGATGTCGCCCGTTCTGAACCAGCGCCCGCTTTCATCTTCCAGAATTACTTTGGCTGTTTCGTCGGGACGGTTGTAATAGCCCAGCATGACCTGGGGGCCTTTGGCACAGATTTCACCGCGCTCTCCGACCGGCAGCCATTGGTTGTCGTCACTCAGGATGCGCATTTCCGTACTCGGGAATGGCAGGCCTATTGTTCCCTGCTTATGTTTACCGTTCAGAGGGTTGACCGAAAGCACCGGCGACGTTTCCGACAGGCCGTAACCTTCCACCAGCGGGCAGCCCGTCACTTTTTCCCATCGTTCGGCAACGACCTTCTGGAGCGCCATACCACCGGCAATGGTGATTTTAAGATTGGAAAAATCGACCGAGCTGAAATCCTGATTGTTCAGCAGGCCATTGAAAAGCGTGTTGAGGCCCGGAAAAATATGGAAACGGAATTTTTTCAGTTCTTTTATGAATGCAGGAATGTCTTTCGGGTTGGTAATCAATACATTCAATGCGCCCCATTTGATGCCGCACAAGCCGTTGATGGTCATTGCAAAAACGTGATAAAGCGGCAGTGCGGCTATGAGGGTGAGCTGTCCCCAGATTTCCGAATTTCGTAATTTGGACATCAGCCATTCGTTAACGCCCTCCACATTGGCGATCAAATTCCGGTGTGTGAGCATTGCCCCTTTCGACACCCCGGTAGTCCCGCCGGTATATTGGATGAATGCCAGGTCGAGACCCGAGACGTTCGGTTTTTCGTAGGTAACGCCTGATCCGACAGATAGTGCGTGGGCGAGCGATACCGTGTTTTTGAGATGATACGGCGGCACCATTTTCTTTACATATTTCACTACGGCGTTAACGATCAGCTTTTTTGGAAAACCAAGCATGTCGCCGATTTCGGTAACGATCACATGTTCAATGTTGGTGCTGGCGATGATCTTTTCAAGGTTAGCGGCAAAATTGGCCAGTATTACGATGGCTTTTGCACCCGAATCCTTGAACTGGTGCTGCATTTCGCGTGGTGTATAGAGCGGGTTGGTATTCACGATCGTGAGGCCCGCGCGGAGCGAACCCGCCATGACAACCGGATATTGCAATAAATTGGGCATTTGCAGGGCAATGCGGTCGCCTTGTTTCATGCCGATGCTCTGCAGGTATGCCGCGAAATTCTGCGAAAGCTCGTCCAGTTGCCCGAACGTCAGCTTTTTATCCATGTTGGTGAATGCCGGCTTACCGGCATTTTCGCGGAAGCTCGTCTCCATCAGTTCGAGCAGCGAGGAGTAAGCGTCGGGGTTTATTTCATAGGGAATGCCTTCCGGGTAGTTTTGAAGCCATGGATAGGTATCCTTCGATATCGCAGTCATAATAGTACAGAGCAAAGGGTATGAACGAATAATCGATTTTAAGGTAATCAATTAAGCCAAAAAAATATCGAACCAATCCAATTTATTTTTGGCACAAAAACCTGCGGATTTGTATGAAACCGCGAAGATTATGATTACCGCCGGCTAATTTCCCAGCGCCAGAGCAGGCCTTCGTCGGGATCGTTCACATCTTCGGTTTGCGTGAAACCCAGCTTTTCCAGAATGTGCCCCGACGCGTTTTCTTCCGCGAGCGTATGGGCGATCACCTTGCGTACCGACGGATGCTGAAATGCGTGGTCCAGCAGCCCCCTGGCCGTTTCGGTTCCCAGGCCTCTCCCGCGATGCGAGGAAATGATTTCGTAACCAATCTCTACTACGCCGTTCGAATCCGGTTCCCCTTTGTAGCCGCAGGAACCGATCAGCATGTTATCGGGAACGTGCACAATCAAATAAACCCACCAGTCGCGCAGCGGCGGGTGGGCTTTCCATCGGTGGTAAGACGGGGTGAAAGTGTCGCGGAATTCCGTCCACTTTTTCGGGACGTTGACGCCCATTACACGGGCTAATGTGTTGTTACCCATGCGGATCGCGTCATAAAGCGTATCGTCGCAGGAGATAATCCTTAAACGGGGGGTCAGAATCATAATAGGGAAAATGAGCCCCCCCAATTTAAGAAACTATGAATTGTTTTCATCAAAACGGTCGGTAATTGCCTTCCGGATCGCCTGGTGAGGGCGCATTCCGGTGCTGCGCGTGCGCGGTACGGCACGATCGGCCTGCGCATTCGACCTGGCGCGTAACGCCAGATTCGAGACGGTCAGATGGCTGTTGCGCCAGGC harbors:
- a CDS encoding AMP-binding protein, which translates into the protein MTAISKDTYPWLQNYPEGIPYEINPDAYSSLLELMETSFRENAGKPAFTNMDKKLTFGQLDELSQNFAAYLQSIGMKQGDRIALQMPNLLQYPVVMAGSLRAGLTIVNTNPLYTPREMQHQFKDSGAKAIVILANFAANLEKIIASTNIEHVIVTEIGDMLGFPKKLIVNAVVKYVKKMVPPYHLKNTVSLAHALSVGSGVTYEKPNVSGLDLAFIQYTGGTTGVSKGAMLTHRNLIANVEGVNEWLMSKLRNSEIWGQLTLIAALPLYHVFAMTINGLCGIKWGALNVLITNPKDIPAFIKELKKFRFHIFPGLNTLFNGLLNNQDFSSVDFSNLKITIAGGMALQKVVAERWEKVTGCPLVEGYGLSETSPVLSVNPLNGKHKQGTIGLPFPSTEMRILSDDNQWLPVGERGEICAKGPQVMLGYYNRPDETAKVILEDESGRWFRTGDIGIEDSDGFFRIVDRKKDMILVSGFNVYPNEIEDVVARCPGIAEVACVGIPDEKSGEMVKIYVVKKDPELTEEKIRTFCKENLTGYKIPRKIEFRNELPKTNVGKILRRALREEEMAKVAH
- a CDS encoding GNAT family N-acetyltransferase, with the protein product MILTPRLRIISCDDTLYDAIRMGNNTLARVMGVNVPKKWTEFRDTFTPSYHRWKAHPPLRDWWVYLIVHVPDNMLIGSCGYKGEPDSNGVVEIGYEIISSHRGRGLGTETARGLLDHAFQHPSVRKVIAHTLAEENASGHILEKLGFTQTEDVNDPDEGLLWRWEISRR